Proteins encoded within one genomic window of Candidatus Berkiella cookevillensis:
- a CDS encoding GNAT family N-acetyltransferase translates to MSIQMERRNSLTWITRVHEEFTSIKSGKFVMRNTVGEAINMVWEKIDLCSEKFNKEIQNCHEILAQTYTDVELAFAQKFPEKVAQEHFLQSLAPLFADTQNIDWAHIKSQIKTVFVDFFSTTDFAKCSNSHDVCLFVIAKNRATGEPLGLIQFLASADYAPNSIKVCYYGVDAAAHDKGLEQLLMSTIFKILPITKRIFLHTRATNKTAIHRYTSWGFAQCGESQEGWPDFEYIAEKSSLLQEISEMML, encoded by the coding sequence ATGAGTATACAAATGGAAAGAAGAAATTCACTCACATGGATAACACGCGTGCATGAAGAATTTACCTCAATTAAATCTGGTAAATTTGTTATGAGAAACACAGTTGGTGAAGCTATCAATATGGTATGGGAAAAAATAGATCTTTGTTCAGAAAAATTCAACAAAGAAATCCAAAATTGCCATGAAATTCTTGCTCAAACGTACACAGATGTTGAGTTAGCATTTGCACAAAAATTCCCAGAGAAAGTGGCTCAAGAACATTTTTTACAATCTTTAGCACCACTTTTTGCAGACACGCAGAACATTGATTGGGCTCATATTAAAAGCCAAATTAAAACAGTATTTGTAGATTTTTTTTCAACAACAGATTTTGCAAAATGCTCTAATTCTCATGATGTTTGTTTATTTGTCATTGCCAAAAACAGAGCAACAGGTGAGCCACTTGGACTTATTCAATTTTTAGCAAGTGCTGACTATGCGCCTAATAGCATAAAAGTTTGTTACTATGGCGTAGATGCAGCGGCACATGACAAAGGATTAGAACAATTATTGATGAGTACAATTTTTAAAATACTCCCTATCACAAAAAGAATATTTTTACACACACGTGCAACCAATAAAACTGCAATTCATAGATATACTTCTTGGGGATTTGCACAATGCGGCGAGTCACAAGAAGGTTGGCCAGATTTTGAATATATCGCTGAAAAATCTTCTCTGTTACAAGAGATCTCAGAAATGATGCTTTAG
- a CDS encoding 1-acyl-sn-glycerol-3-phosphate acyltransferase, whose amino-acid sequence MISRIVVKAIGWRIEGKIPDNINKLVMLGVPHTSNWDFLMMMCCAWHYGLTVKWLGKESLFATPIMKFLSTFMGGIRVERNHSQQAVDSIAHIITSSKHRLCLAIAPEGSRHKKAGWRSGFFHIAKAAEVPIGLGYIDYARQVMGVGPILTELTDIDSAMLTMQDFYKDVIGKYPEKQSPIQIIKS is encoded by the coding sequence ATGATCTCTAGAATAGTAGTAAAAGCCATAGGGTGGAGGATAGAGGGTAAAATACCTGATAACATCAATAAACTCGTCATGCTTGGCGTACCTCATACGTCGAATTGGGATTTTCTCATGATGATGTGTTGTGCGTGGCATTATGGGTTGACAGTTAAGTGGCTTGGAAAGGAGTCATTATTTGCAACACCTATTATGAAATTCTTGAGTACGTTCATGGGAGGTATTCGTGTGGAACGAAATCACTCACAGCAAGCTGTTGATTCTATTGCTCATATTATCACTTCAAGCAAACATAGATTGTGCTTAGCGATTGCGCCTGAAGGTAGTAGGCATAAGAAGGCAGGGTGGCGCAGTGGTTTTTTTCACATTGCAAAAGCTGCGGAGGTGCCAATTGGCTTAGGATATATTGATTATGCAAGACAAGTGATGGGCGTTGGCCCTATCTTAACGGAGTTAACAGATATCGATAGTGCGATGCTTACCATGCAGGACTTTTACAAAGATGTGATCGGTAAGTATCCTGAAAAGCAGAGTCCCATTCAAATTATTAAAAGCTAA
- a CDS encoding NADAR family protein: MFYESIFETASRIIASIDPLNFGSIAVHEFPGYVYMNAFLLPRGKTVIVPFYDAQQPFFCFTNFTRTPITVDGLVYPTPEHYFQAQKFLNPTDQRAAFLIAVKSAGDSPMDALTIARAWTRNWTSKEIVAWDAKRENVMEVALRAKIQQYPHIVKELLSTENYCLVEDTGSRNEKNWGWGADGRGANRLGILWMKLRNELWVKQNKKHLVVSPEQLYKQAQAERMPLGVRNTIMQQWSDVIRYVAPGVNLPSVMTTADVANIFALAKLCLQKMKRGEHAQAKSRKGEIIVYGISQQFGSFYMRGTDRHKRPIDVYIKNNQIFENNKAVKQSTWADWAFAIVKQHLSVQMQLKPQMQSGSKPQSLVVAQQSSRAHERAMSLFCGVFVMALLWLTVPTIGFPALLLAGVLTTAMVNMRQVWRCSNVTTTLVETLAPTIAVTKQFDADVVMPNKAVLNAFKQFSSREDIAQAQIEPAIHRNSTRFKS; this comes from the coding sequence ATGTTCTATGAGAGCATTTTTGAGACGGCTTCTAGAATCATTGCTAGCATCGACCCTTTAAATTTTGGTAGTATTGCCGTTCATGAATTTCCAGGATATGTGTATATGAATGCTTTCTTATTGCCACGTGGTAAGACGGTTATTGTTCCTTTTTATGACGCGCAACAACCTTTCTTTTGTTTTACCAATTTCACAAGAACACCTATTACTGTTGATGGCCTTGTATACCCTACGCCAGAACATTATTTTCAAGCACAAAAATTTCTTAATCCTACTGATCAGAGAGCAGCGTTTTTGATAGCAGTGAAAAGTGCAGGTGATAGCCCAATGGATGCATTAACGATTGCTAGAGCGTGGACAAGAAATTGGACATCCAAAGAAATTGTGGCATGGGATGCAAAAAGAGAAAATGTAATGGAGGTGGCATTGCGGGCAAAAATACAGCAATACCCACATATCGTTAAAGAACTACTCAGTACAGAGAATTATTGCTTAGTAGAAGATACTGGTTCAAGAAATGAGAAAAATTGGGGGTGGGGTGCTGATGGTCGTGGAGCTAATCGCCTTGGGATTTTATGGATGAAGTTGCGTAATGAATTGTGGGTCAAGCAAAACAAAAAGCATTTAGTTGTTTCTCCAGAGCAGCTATATAAACAAGCGCAGGCTGAGAGAATGCCTTTGGGCGTTAGAAATACTATTATGCAACAGTGGTCAGATGTAATCCGCTATGTAGCACCTGGTGTAAATTTGCCGAGTGTGATGACTACAGCTGATGTGGCTAATATCTTTGCACTAGCAAAGCTTTGTTTGCAGAAAATGAAACGTGGAGAACATGCGCAAGCGAAGTCACGCAAAGGCGAAATTATTGTTTATGGCATCAGCCAACAATTTGGTAGTTTCTATATGCGAGGCACGGATCGACATAAAAGACCCATCGATGTATATATTAAAAATAATCAAATTTTTGAAAATAATAAGGCAGTGAAGCAAAGTACCTGGGCAGATTGGGCTTTTGCTATTGTTAAGCAGCATTTATCAGTACAAATGCAGCTTAAACCACAAATGCAGTCTGGTTCAAAACCACAATCTTTAGTTGTAGCACAGCAATCTTCAAGAGCACACGAACGTGCAATGTCGCTTTTTTGTGGAGTATTTGTGATGGCTCTTCTTTGGCTCACAGTTCCTACGATTGGGTTTCCTGCATTACTATTAGCAGGTGTTTTGACGACCGCAATGGTGAATATGAGGCAAGTTTGGAGGTGCTCTAATGTTACTACTACGCTAGTAGAAACATTGGCACCTACAATCGCTGTGACAAAACAGTTTGATGCAGATGTAGTGATGCCGAATAAGGCAGTACTAAATGCTTTCAAACAATTTTCTTCACGAGAAGATATTGCGCAAGCGCAAATTGAGCCAGCCATTCACAGGAATTCAACACGCTTTAAATCTTAA